One genomic window of Entelurus aequoreus isolate RoL-2023_Sb linkage group LG07, RoL_Eaeq_v1.1, whole genome shotgun sequence includes the following:
- the mbd4 gene encoding methyl-CpG-binding domain protein 4 isoform X1 translates to MDKSESCPGKMPPGWTRDVRQRQTGKTAGKLDVYVMSPQGQKFRSRSSLKAFLMKNGEDIDINLFDFTSTKKEVTSLQKKRKKKTRTRGGQKDTRQTLDLVDGDIVKDDPKEAMWECNDSGDRSLHTSWRQAEPTSVYDDDVTLQKSPLREGLLRAKLLRLDPLGDSQENETVLPSLNVEPPTEDEDELRIDTVDNAPKPGLEADKHQEVQKKYVSLQKSKKKVKSSEDKPKTSPYFSRNRFADDVSPPRRKAFKKWTPPRSPFNLVQETLFHDPWKLLVATIFLNKTSGKMAIPVLWRFFDLYPSAEVARQADWKPLSELLKPLGLFEIRAKIIIRFSDEYLSKQWRYPIELHGIGKYGNDSYRIFCVDEWRQVTPTDHKLNKYHAWLWENHETLGI, encoded by the exons ATGGATAAAAGTGAGTCCTGCCCTGGCAAAATGCCTCCTGGTTGGACCAGAGACGTCAGGCAGCGACAGACAGGCAAGACCGCAGGCAAACTAGATGTCTATGTCATGAG CCCACAAGGCCAGAAGTTTCGGTCAAGATCTTCTCTGAAAGCATTCCTTATGAAAAATGGTGAAGACATCGACATCAATCTCTTTGATTTCACATCAACCAAAAAAGAAGTCACCTCTttgcaaaaaaagagaaaaaagaaaaCGCGCACAAGAGGTGGACAGAAGGACACAAGACAAACACTGGATCTTGTTGATGGTGACATTGTGAAGGACGATCCTAAAGAAGCAATGTGGGAGTGCAATGACTCAGGTGACAGGAGTCTGCACACCAGCTGGAGGCAAGCGGAACCTACATCAGtgtatgatgatgatgtcacGCTGCAGAAGAGCCCTTTGAGGGAGGGGCTGCTGAGGGCGAAGCTTCTCAGACTGGATCCTCTTGGAGATTCACAAGAAAATGAGACCGTTTTACCATCTCTGAATGTTGAACCTCCCACTGAGGATGAAGATGAGCTGCGGATCGACACAGTAGATAACGCACCCAAGCCTGGACTGGAGGCTGACAAACATCAAGAGGTGCAAAAGAAATATGTGTCACTGCAAAAGTCCAAGAAAA AGGTCAAAAGTTCAGAAGACAAACCCAAAACAAGCCCTTATTTCAGCAGGAATCGTTTTGCAGACG ATGTCAGTCCTCCTCGCAGAAAAGCCTTCAAGAAGTGGACACCTCCTCGTTCTCCTTTCAACCTCGTACAAGAAACCCTCTTCCATGACCCGTGGAAGCTCCTGGTGGCCACCATTTTTCTGAACAAGACAAGTGGTAAG ATGGCCATTCCAGTCCTCTGGCGATTCTTTGACCTTTACCCGTCTGCAGAGGTGGCCCGCCAGGCCGATTGGAAACCCTTATCTGAACTCCTCAAGCCACTCGGCCTGTTTGAGATCCGGGCCAAAATAATCATCAGGTTCTCAG ATGAATATCTAAGCAAACAATGGCGATACCCCATCGAGTTGCACGGCATTGGGAAATACGGCAATGACTCCTACAGAATCTTCTGTGTGGACGAATGGAGACAG GTGACACCTACAGATCACAAATTGAACAAATACCATGCCTGGCTTTGGGAGAACCATGAGACTCTTGGAATTTGA
- the mbd4 gene encoding methyl-CpG-binding domain protein 4 isoform X3, translating to MDKSESCPGKMPPGWTRDVRQRQTGKTAGKLDVYVMSPQGQKFRSRSSLKAFLMKNGEDIDINLFDFTSTKKEVTSLQKKRKKKTRTRGGQKDTRQTLDLVDGDIVKDDPKEAMWECNDSGDRSLHTSWRQAEPTSVYDDDVTLQKSPLREGLLRAKLLRLDPLGDSQENETVLPSLNVEPPTEDEDELRIDTVDNAPKPGLEADKHQEVQKKYVSLQKSKKKVKSSEDKPKTSPYFSRNRFADDVSPPRRKAFKKWTPPRSPFNLVQETLFHDPWKLLVATIFLNKTSEVARQADWKPLSELLKPLGLFEIRAKIIIRFSDEYLSKQWRYPIELHGIGKYGNDSYRIFCVDEWRQVTPTDHKLNKYHAWLWENHETLGI from the exons ATGGATAAAAGTGAGTCCTGCCCTGGCAAAATGCCTCCTGGTTGGACCAGAGACGTCAGGCAGCGACAGACAGGCAAGACCGCAGGCAAACTAGATGTCTATGTCATGAG CCCACAAGGCCAGAAGTTTCGGTCAAGATCTTCTCTGAAAGCATTCCTTATGAAAAATGGTGAAGACATCGACATCAATCTCTTTGATTTCACATCAACCAAAAAAGAAGTCACCTCTttgcaaaaaaagagaaaaaagaaaaCGCGCACAAGAGGTGGACAGAAGGACACAAGACAAACACTGGATCTTGTTGATGGTGACATTGTGAAGGACGATCCTAAAGAAGCAATGTGGGAGTGCAATGACTCAGGTGACAGGAGTCTGCACACCAGCTGGAGGCAAGCGGAACCTACATCAGtgtatgatgatgatgtcacGCTGCAGAAGAGCCCTTTGAGGGAGGGGCTGCTGAGGGCGAAGCTTCTCAGACTGGATCCTCTTGGAGATTCACAAGAAAATGAGACCGTTTTACCATCTCTGAATGTTGAACCTCCCACTGAGGATGAAGATGAGCTGCGGATCGACACAGTAGATAACGCACCCAAGCCTGGACTGGAGGCTGACAAACATCAAGAGGTGCAAAAGAAATATGTGTCACTGCAAAAGTCCAAGAAAA AGGTCAAAAGTTCAGAAGACAAACCCAAAACAAGCCCTTATTTCAGCAGGAATCGTTTTGCAGACG ATGTCAGTCCTCCTCGCAGAAAAGCCTTCAAGAAGTGGACACCTCCTCGTTCTCCTTTCAACCTCGTACAAGAAACCCTCTTCCATGACCCGTGGAAGCTCCTGGTGGCCACCATTTTTCTGAACAAGACAAGTG AGGTGGCCCGCCAGGCCGATTGGAAACCCTTATCTGAACTCCTCAAGCCACTCGGCCTGTTTGAGATCCGGGCCAAAATAATCATCAGGTTCTCAG ATGAATATCTAAGCAAACAATGGCGATACCCCATCGAGTTGCACGGCATTGGGAAATACGGCAATGACTCCTACAGAATCTTCTGTGTGGACGAATGGAGACAG GTGACACCTACAGATCACAAATTGAACAAATACCATGCCTGGCTTTGGGAGAACCATGAGACTCTTGGAATTTGA
- the mbd4 gene encoding methyl-CpG-binding domain protein 4 isoform X2 gives MDKSESCPGKMPPGWTRDVRQRQTGKTAGKLDVYVMSPQGQKFRSRSSLKAFLMKNGEDIDINLFDFTSTKKEVTSLQKKRKKKTRTRGGQKDTRQTLDLVDGDIVKDDPKEAMWECNDSGDRSLHTSWRQAEPTSVYDDDVTLQKSPLREGLLRAKLLRLDPLGDSQENETVLPSLNVEPPTEDEDELRIDTVDNAPKPGLEADKHQEVQKKYVSLQKSKKKVKSSEDKPKTSPYFSRNRFADDVSPPRRKAFKKWTPPRSPFNLVQETLFHDPWKLLVATIFLNKTSGKMAIPVLWRFFDLYPSAEVARQADWKPLSELLKPLGLFEIRAKIIIRFSDEYLSKQWRYPIELHGIGKYGNDSYRIFCVDEWRQCPPAQKGQATPD, from the exons ATGGATAAAAGTGAGTCCTGCCCTGGCAAAATGCCTCCTGGTTGGACCAGAGACGTCAGGCAGCGACAGACAGGCAAGACCGCAGGCAAACTAGATGTCTATGTCATGAG CCCACAAGGCCAGAAGTTTCGGTCAAGATCTTCTCTGAAAGCATTCCTTATGAAAAATGGTGAAGACATCGACATCAATCTCTTTGATTTCACATCAACCAAAAAAGAAGTCACCTCTttgcaaaaaaagagaaaaaagaaaaCGCGCACAAGAGGTGGACAGAAGGACACAAGACAAACACTGGATCTTGTTGATGGTGACATTGTGAAGGACGATCCTAAAGAAGCAATGTGGGAGTGCAATGACTCAGGTGACAGGAGTCTGCACACCAGCTGGAGGCAAGCGGAACCTACATCAGtgtatgatgatgatgtcacGCTGCAGAAGAGCCCTTTGAGGGAGGGGCTGCTGAGGGCGAAGCTTCTCAGACTGGATCCTCTTGGAGATTCACAAGAAAATGAGACCGTTTTACCATCTCTGAATGTTGAACCTCCCACTGAGGATGAAGATGAGCTGCGGATCGACACAGTAGATAACGCACCCAAGCCTGGACTGGAGGCTGACAAACATCAAGAGGTGCAAAAGAAATATGTGTCACTGCAAAAGTCCAAGAAAA AGGTCAAAAGTTCAGAAGACAAACCCAAAACAAGCCCTTATTTCAGCAGGAATCGTTTTGCAGACG ATGTCAGTCCTCCTCGCAGAAAAGCCTTCAAGAAGTGGACACCTCCTCGTTCTCCTTTCAACCTCGTACAAGAAACCCTCTTCCATGACCCGTGGAAGCTCCTGGTGGCCACCATTTTTCTGAACAAGACAAGTGGTAAG ATGGCCATTCCAGTCCTCTGGCGATTCTTTGACCTTTACCCGTCTGCAGAGGTGGCCCGCCAGGCCGATTGGAAACCCTTATCTGAACTCCTCAAGCCACTCGGCCTGTTTGAGATCCGGGCCAAAATAATCATCAGGTTCTCAG ATGAATATCTAAGCAAACAATGGCGATACCCCATCGAGTTGCACGGCATTGGGAAATACGGCAATGACTCCTACAGAATCTTCTGTGTGGACGAATGGAGACAG